One Triticum dicoccoides isolate Atlit2015 ecotype Zavitan chromosome 3B, WEW_v2.0, whole genome shotgun sequence genomic window, aacgcttccgcttagcgatctacaagggtatgtagatgcactctccttcccctcgttgctggtttctccctaGATagttcttggtgacacgtaggaaaattttgaatttctgctacgttccccaacaagagcatctccagccgagcCACCAACACGCTCCCCCTAGGCGATTtcttcgcgccggcgccgaaaaaaggcCTAGTAGTCGCGCTCCAGCAGCCTGTTTTTCGCCGGTTTGGGCCGAAATTAGCGCCGACGGACCcaagccgaacccggcgcgctgggggcgttGGGGCGAGCGATTTTGGCGTGAACGGGGGCGGGCCCGCCCAGTCAGCAAGACGCCGCTTCGTCGCCTTGGTTCCTgtaggaatcaatgccaaggctgccgtgctggtcagcctccattgatgctccattgatgcctcacgggcggtgcAGTGAAGGCGCCGCCGACGCGCGCCCTGCCTGCTCCCGCCACGCGTCGCCCGGCATGCAGCCTCCCCGCCGCCCCGTTGGGCTATAAAAGGCGACCCCTCCCCGCCGGTGAACGCCACAACCTTCCCCtacatccaccttgcaaaagcagccCTCTCCCCCCTTCCTGTCGACGAGCAAAGATGGCCAAGAGGTTTTCAAGCGACGGcgtggcggcgaacggcttcggccgccgctacCTCCAAGAGCCGGAGGTGCGCCTCCTCTACGAGGTCGAGTACCCGGCGTCCCCAGACATGCGCGTGCCGGGGGCATGGAGGCTGAGCGCAGGCGGCGTCCCGGTGCCACCAGTGCCCGAAGGGGCGGCACGACGGGCGGAGATCGTAAGCATCTGCTCTTCCCTGACGGAGGAACAACGGAACGAGCCAAGGTACGCGCCCGACAGCGAAACGCTGTGGACGATGTACTTCGAGCGCCGCCGCGAGGAGCAGATCGCCTCCGTCAACGACGTCATTCCCTGCGGGTGCCTCAACGCTGAAGGAcggcgcgagtggtggggcgtccccggccgcaccctcgaggccgtcctcgaccacatcgagaccggcaacgTGTCGTGCCTCGAGTACCCGGCGCGTACGTCCTTCTCTCACCGCCGCGGCAGTTCCTGGATGCCGCGGCGAATGGAGCCGACGTCCTCGCCGTCGGGCTCCGGCTCGCTCTCCTCCGGTTCGCCGGCTCTCCGTCCTGTCAAGCCAGAGCCGGAGGAGACACCGCAgtggcgccctcgtcatcaacgagggtgccCGCCCCTCCCCGCGCTCCCTTCGTCTGGGCCGGCCGAAGCCCGAGCCGAGCGAATAAATCCAAAAAATtgtagaaaatagtcaaaacttctaaaattcatagaaaattatctataactccaaataaaaagattatatatgaaaaatgatcagaaaaatccaatctatccatctataccattttcatgcatgttagaacaacctatcactactgtttaggacaaatgaaatgaatggcatttaaataatcacatgtggagtttgaatttgaatcttgggttcaaaccaactccatttaacttgttgctagttgcattagctcaatcaacagcatattgccatgtcacattcatgcatcatattgttgcatggcattgattgtgttctcccttgtttgtcgatgtttgttccctctcagtagacgtggttccaacgatgagttcgatgacaccgatgaagagctattactatcttcagaagtgccaggcaagcaaaacccccttgttcattccgatacattcccactctctcgctcccgctctcttttactgcattaggacaacaacgattcaattgttacttgctgtggtagatgaacccctttcctctgcatgacctgccattgccacagtaaatagatgaaacccactagcatgagtaggagttgtttgagccctgatgtgcctactcattcatgtctgTTTGTCATGCCTGATACTgcctagagttgagtcgggtctgattcatcggagatgaattggaaagttgtgaacatgtcctactgtgtgtgagctaagtgtgtgaacacgatttggtaaaggtagcggtgagaggccatgtaggagtatatggtgggttgtctcattaaaaccgtcctcaggaactgagttatgtgtttgtgatccatgaacattttctaccacacattgggttccggtaactcgacccctctcgacttattaatcagcctGATCTCTCTCCAGGTGTTGTaactagtttctggtatttgtaggtagtgctagtagtctatcaagtggcacctggtacaggtgggcttgggacagactagcacacgtggcacggtgtaccaactgGCACCCGGATggcgggcttgggaaccctactcacatcgtttggggccgtgagtgacaccccggccggatctccttgtggatggaacccgaataggcgataaacctggactagagacttgtgtggttagtcaggtcgtggccgacaccctcgccaggcctcGGCTTGAagattgccgagatacatgacatgtacatggtggtaagtggcgagagcgtgtgtgaagaagtacacccctgcaaggttaacatcatctattcaaatagccgcatccgcgataatggacctctgggttgcctatacagttcatagacaagtgaaagtggatactcaaaaatgcgcaagataagcgtgagtgctatggatggcgttcttgtagggagacgggagcggatccatagtggtgtattgctatggtgaatatgtggactcgtgtgcgccacctcaaaagagttacttgcagtcgtagttcaggatagccaccgagtcaaaattggtttgctgcagttaaaccacatcattcctttgttgataatgatgcacatgtagttagttctgatgtaagtcttgctggtacATTTGtattcacgtttgcttaatttaggtttttgcagagagacttcagtctcgctagtagttccgcgtggacttcgacgtttagcttgttacctcagctacgatcctgtgccctcggcaggatcttgtagacaATCAGGCTAGTCAGccattttcatttgtagttgtctgtactcagacatgttaagcttccacatgtgcttgttgcttgtatgctctgaatgctgggtcctcagacctatgtttgtaatatctcgctccttggagcctattgaataaatactctgagttgtagagtcatgttgtgatgccatgttgtgtttgcacatatcgagcatattgtatgtacgttttgaaatgcttggtatgtgtgggatctgactacctagttgtttatccttggtagcctctcttaccgggaaatgtctcctagtgcttccactgagccttggtagcttgctgctgctccggaacacttaggctggccggcatgtgtccttcttcgttcctatgtctgtcccttcggggaaatgtcacacggtgtttCTTTAAGTCCTGTAGCTTGCTACAACTAGGGTTCATTCGTTGTTGATCgatacgttcgttgctgggtcatgtatgcctgtccctgtaagttagcgccactttgggttcacgactagccatgtcagcccggattctttgtcatatggatgctagcgacactatcatatacgtgagccaaaagacgcaaacggtcccgggccaggtaaggtggtacccgtgggaataccgtgtgtgaggctgcaaagtgatatgatgtgttacatgctagatcggtgtgacttaggattgggggTCCTCCTGCTCCCCGTGAAGTCGGAGCACGTCGACATGGTGGCCCCCGACGACGAGGCCGCCCTAAAATGGGCGAAGGAGGATTACGTCCGCGAGCAGGTGCGCCGCCGGCATCAGGCCCGACGACGCGGCCGCGAGGAGGGCGGCGTcatcgtcctcgacagcgacgaggagggTGAGGTCGGGCCGTCCAGTGCCCCGCCGCGCGTCGGCGACCCTGGGCAGGGGTGCAGTAGGGACGGGGGTGGCTCCGGCGGGcgcgcgacgacgacggcggcggcggcggcggcgactacccccgcttctacaggcttctcggcatgtagatgGCCGGCGATGGACGCGACGTAGTGGCTAGCGTAGTTTGCCGTAGTTTGCATGTTTTACTTTTTTTTTACAAATTTTAACGAAATTTCGTCGAGTTCGTACCAGATCGCCGAGTTTGCACAAGTTTGTACGTAATTTCGCCGAACTCATGGCGACATGGTGGACGATGATAGAGACGAAGTCGCCCCCCAAACGCCAAACTTGCGCCGGTTCGTCACCAGACGGCTTTTTTCGCCGCCCTGAGGGGCcgaacggctgaagatgctcttagacGGTGCGTGGGTGTGAAGATAGAGACTCGTGAGCGCGCAGTATATAGCGGCTGCGCGTGGGAAGGCGAGAAGTCCGGGCAGAGTGCTTGACGAGCAAAGCGAGCATCGTCCGGTTCTTTGCTTCGATGAATTTACAAATTTCAAAAGAAATTCGTTGGGAGTGTTTTTTTTCTCCTTTATCTGATTGTGTCGACCACGGTCTAAACAGAAATGGCAATGCGTGTACGTGAGGGACGCAGTTGCATGTTGTTACAATACCCTGCTTTCGGGGCCTCTTTCTCGGGTCTTGATCATGATCGGTACTGTACTGTTCTTGCCTTACCGGAGATATATTCCCTTCTGGAAACTACGGTTGCAAGAGGATGGAGGATACATACATGCATCTCATAATATACAAGCATGGAGCACTTTGATTAGTTGCATGCTAAGtttcatgcttagttcatcataaTGTGTAGTATGTGATGTGGTGTGCTGTAAATAATGGAGGTGTCGACGAAAAAGTGGCCGCCACTGCTGTCCATGTCGCGCTAGCTCTGCTCGACTTGAAGCTTACCGGTGGACCGGCTGGCGGAACCTACCAGTAGTCACCACACGAGCACGCGCCATCCTTCATGTGATGGAAGCAGTTGGCGTCCCTCAGTACGATCTCCCTGCCGTACGCCTGGGCGACCATCTTGATCGCGGCGTGGCAGTCGCCGCACACCCGGAGGTTCTTGAACACGCGAATGGGCGCGCCGGCCGGCACGGCGAGCAGCCCGAACGCCACGGCGAGCCTCTCGCTGTGGTGCGCCAGGCCCTTCTCCCTCCCCTCCGGCCCCTCGTCCTGCAGCGCCCACGCCGTGTCCGCCACGTACCCTTCGCCGCGGATCCTCTCCGTCATCTCCTCCACCTTCCGGTAGATCTCGGCGGCACGCGGGTGGCCTCGGTCCTCCACGTAGAACAGGTGTGTCACGCCGTTCGCCGCGACCCAGCTGCAGCCGGGCTCCTTGGTGATCCCTCTCGCCTTCATCGACGTCCGGACCCTCGCCACGTCGCCCCACCTCCCCGCCCGCGAGTACAGGTTCGACAGCATGACGTACGGCACGGCGTCCGTCGGGTCGAGCCTCCAGATCATGCCCGCCGCGTGCTCCGCGAGCTCGGCGTTCCGGTGCGTCCGGCACGCGGCCAGCAGCGCCTTCCAGACCGTGGCGTCCAGCCTCGTCGTGCTCCGGTTCAGCAGGTCCATGGCCTCGTCGAGCCGCCCGGCGCGGCCAAGCAGGTCCACCATGCACGCGTAGTGGTCCGGCCCGGGCGCGATGCCGTGGTCGGCCTGCATGGACCGGAAGTGCGCCCGGCCGGCGTCGACCAGGCCGACGTGGCTGCACGCAAAGAGAAGGCCGATGAAGGTGATGTAGTCCGGCCGGCACCCGGACCGGACCATCTCGCCGTAGATCTCGAGCGACTCCTTGCCCCGGCCGTTCTGCGCGTACCCGACGATTAGCGCCGTCCACGTGATGGTGTCGCACCGGACCCGCATCGCGTCAAACACCTTCTTGGCCTCGCCGAGCGAGCCGGTCTTGGCGTACATGGAGACCAGCGAGTTCCCGACGGAGAGGAACGGGTCGAGCGCGAGCCGGACCGCGGCGGCGTGCACCGACCGGCCCAGCTCGAGCGCCGTCGCGCCGGCGCACGAGCTCAGCGCGGCCGCGACGGCGAACTCGTCCGGGCAGACGCCCGTGGAGACCATGTCGCGGTAGACCCGCAGGGCCGAGTCGTGGGACCGGGAGCGCGCGAGCCCCGTGAGGAGGGAGGTCCAGGTGACCACGTCGCGGcgcggcatttcgtcgaacacggcCCGCGCGGCGCCGTGGCGGGACAGCTTGGCGTAGGCGTCGACGAGCGCGTTGGCGACGTGGAGGTGCGCGGCGAGgcccgcgcggaggaggaggcAATGGAGCGCGTCGGCGGGGAGCCGGAGGAGCGCGGCGGAGTTGAGGGCGGGCGGGAGGGTGTACTCGTCGGCGTGGTGGCCCCGGGCGCACATCTCGTGGAGCAGGGCGATCGCGCGCTGGTGCAGGCCGGCACGGGAGCAGCGGGAGATGGCCGCGTTGTAGGCCACGCCGGGGGGCACGACCATTGCCGCCGGGTGCACGACGGACCGAGCTCGGCGGCCGGTTCGGGTGCCAGTGGAAACGCGTCTAGCGTGGCGACTGCCGCGTCATGTGCGCATCAGTGCGTGCTGCTTATGATATGCGATTGCTTGAGCCTCGACGGCGTCGGCGAGTTGCTGCCCTTCGGCCTTCGCCATCGCAAGCCATTTCATGGTTATCAATGGCGGCAGGTCAGTAGTTTGATCGCGGTACATATTCAACGGAATTCTTTTGTACACGACCAGCGTTCTAAATCAGCAGCACGGTTCATCCTGTCGACCGTTGGGGACTTGGGGTCATCATTTTGTGGCAAAACAGCTGAAGCCTTTGTCGAAGCAAACATTGAGCTTCAAAAGTTGAGTGGGATTGCACACAACATTGCCAGCAATGGCTCGCCAACATGTCAAGTACTTCTGTTTGTATGTAGACAGATCACTGCCGAAAGCAAATATTCTGCTGGTTGGTTGATGCCGAACTTAAGTTGTTAAGACAACGCAAAAGCTTTTGATCACCACTGGTGATCTGAATGCTTCTTATCAACAACATAACAATCTTGATTCTTGAAGAACATGAGTTGGAGACAATTCAGACAAAGCAAAAAATATTGATACATATAAAGATAGTCCAATCTCATCACTGGTCGTTCTAGAGTACACATATTAGAACCACTTCatttctactccctctgtaccaTAATATAAGACCGTTTTTCACATTACACTAGTGTCGAAAACgctcctatattatgggacggagggagtaccttacaAGGAATTCAGAAGATTCTGGCACCTTTGTCTTCTGTTTAGAATTCAGAAGATTCTGGCACCTTTGTCTTCTGTTTAAGCCTTGGCTCACATCAAATAAGGTCAATTCGGCCAGCCTCGACAAGGCCCTTGATGGACTTGTACCGAAGGACATACAGGTCATCAGCAACCAGATCCacaacttcctcccctcttcatggAAGCAAGCATCACAGGTTAGCACAGTTTAAGTAAGTGCAATGATAAAAACCATGTGTGCTTAGGCACTTACACGTCATCTAGCTGGAATGCTCCTACGTCACTCTTGGTCTTGCAGAAGACAAAGGTGTCAAGCTGAGGCTCTGGAACTGCACGAAGCATTGGAAAACCAAGTCAGATGGTGTCTCAAAGCTGATTACATGCGAAAAACACATTTCTCTCACATCTTCAGCAAATCAGCAACAAAAATGGTAGAAACATTTTCAGCAATAAAAACACGTAAATGAACAATAAAAAAGATGTACCAACATCTGTTATTAACATTGGACAGCATAGCTATTATATAACTTTATTTGCTCTTGGTACTTGCTGAATAGTGAGGTTCAGTTTCCTGTTCTTGCTAATGCCTAGATTACTGAATCAGCTCCATAACGTCCATGTCAGTTGTTCTTTATTATTGGTAAGTTAAAATGGTTAACTGAATATACAGCGGTAAAGTAACCAGAGAACTGGGTTCGTTTGCAACCATTGTTACAAACCATAACATTGTCAGCATGAATCTTCGGCTGAATGAGGGGACTCGTGAAAATCTGGTGACTAAAATTAGAATGATAGCAAGATGCACCATCACAGTCCAAGATTGACTATCCTAAGTTATCATGCTCTATCTGCATGTAATGTATCTTAATGTTTTACGGCTCTGTAACTACTGACCCAGGCTTCCCTGTCATGTTGTGCAGTCATGCACTTGCTTTTTCACTTTCAAATTGCATCAGAATTTTATTTAGGTACATGATGAAGCCAAGCGTAATGATTTCAATAAAGCTACATTGCATAGAGATATTTCAAGCACAGGTAGGAGACAAGAACAAATGGTAAAACCTAGATTGCACCGATACAGGTACGCATATCAGTATCAGGGTGATACGGATACGTAAATACGTCATTTCTGAAAAGCGCCAATACAGGGATACGTTTGAATACTTTTGAAAACAATATACAAAAAATGCTATCAATAAGCATCAAGCCACTTAGCATATATTTAGTCAGTGCAGTTCATTATCTTttgctccctccgtcccataatgtaagacgtttttttgccactacactaatgtcaaaaaacgtcttacattatgggacggagggagtatcttcttATCCATGATTCCAACAAAAGAAAGAACCAACAGCGAAAGGGTTCACCAAACATAAAAGTTCAGTTAGAAAAGGGAGGAGGATGAAATCAGCAGCCTTCCATTAGATAGAATTCTACAGGATAGTGAGGGGAAGCGGAGCGGGAGCACCGGGGAAAGGCACCCACCACCGGAACTACTAGAGCCTGAGAGGTATCAGATACGGTATCCAATACAGGTACACTGGTTGCTGGAAGTATCAGTGTTTTCTTGGGTAAAACCATTCAAGATAAGCTGCTTATAAGGCACATTACTGTGATCAAATGCTTGTATTAAACAAATCTTTCCTACTTATAAAGATTGGAGTTGGTGGTGAGTTCACATATGGGTCCAACATCCTTTCTAAATAAACAAATACATGCAACCCCACATGTGAAACTAGAAACCTTCCAAGATACATATATTTTATCGGATGTCCCCAAAGGGACTCCAAGAAACATATAAACAAATGTAATTTACTCACATGTGGGATCTATCATAAATAAACAAATACACTACTTTCGCGTGAGACCAACTTTTTTGTAAAAGGCATAAATAACAAAGACAAAAGTATGACTTCAACCCAAAATTGATCTTGATTTTAGTTCTCTCCCCCAACCTAATATGGTCATTAAAATTGTCTGATGATATTGATAAAGGACACTAACGTTATTTCACCACCTTTAAGACAATGGTTCCGTGGCAAGCACAGTTGTCGTACTAGTAATAGTTACATTTCAGTGACACAGGCATTTTATTCTTAAAAATAGTTTCTACAGCTCCATTAGTACTTAGTTATGAGCATTATTTTCTGGAAGGATACTCCAGACAAGGTTTATGTATCAGTACAATGTACACTGAACTATATAGCACCAAATGAGAGTTCAAGAGGCATGCGTGTAGTGAGGCTCTTTTATGACCCCAGCAACTTGGTTCTGTTATTCAAAATCAACTTGCAAGTACATGTTCACTAGTGATGCCCTGACAAGGATCCAAAAAACTATTTGTCACAGATTACTTTAGTGAAATGTAAACATGCGAACATATCAAGTTGGCCGGTTAAAATGGTGAAGTACTAACCATCATACTGAGTGTCTTACGTAATGGCTGAAGCTATAAACAAGTGATGTAGTGAAGTGTGACAAAGAAACGTGTTAATTTCAAGATCAAGTGGAATACCCATGTCATCCTCCGTGCTCGATAAGGATTGCCTCGTTACCGAGTCATAACCGTAGGGAAGCTTCGACAGCACCGACTGCTCGAGATGCTTCTCCATGATCTCCTTGCAGCTTCCGACCGATCACATCCAACAAGGGAGCGTCACTTCAGCCACAAAACAAGCACAAACAACCACTAGACGGTCCAATCGAGTAGAGAGGTACCTCTTGGCGAATCGCTGCTCCTGCTGCGACAGCCGGCTCAAGAGGTCGTCAGAATTGGAGATGTGGGCCATGTACTTCTCAATCTACAGACAGCGGCACAATGAGGTCAAGTAATTGCCAATGATGCAACATTTCGGTCAGTAACTGAACCACTGTGCGGCACAGACTACGGAGACTGAATTCAGCCTGACCTTCTGCAGGCGGAGGCGTAGGTAGGAGCGGAGCAGGAAGAGCGTGCGGTCGAGGTCCATCTGGTACAGCGAGACCACCAGGTCGTCGACGCCGTTATCCGTGAAGTCATCGAGCGTCTCCTCCTGGTTTCACCACAGGTCGTAAAGAATCAGAAACATTCCTGAAGAACGGGAGGCAACCAATAGAGGCAGTGAAGcgagagggggtgggagggctaACGAGGAGCTGGATCTGCTCGCGGGCGCGGGAGACGAGGGCGGAGTCGAAGTGGAGGATCTCCGGCGCGGCCTTCTCGTTGCGCCAGGCCCGCTTCAGGAGCTCTACGTCCGTGGTCGCCGCGGCCGACGCGGCGGCAGAGTCCTCGTCCTCCCACGAAGACATCGTCGCCACTCCCTTCCTCTGTCGCTAACTGGCGAAGCGAGCGCCGGCGCGGCGAGGAACGAGGCGGTTAGGAAGGGGCGGCACCGGTCTGGCGAGGGCGATCACGGACGAGGANNNNNNNNNNNNNNNNNNNNNNNNNNNNNNNNNNNNNNNNNNNNNNNNNNNNNNNNNNNNNNNNNNNNNNNNNNNNNNNNNNNNNNNNNNNNNNNNNNNNNNNNNNNNNNNNNNNNNNNNNNNNNNNNNNNNNNNNNNNNNNNNNNNNNNNNNNNNNNNNNNNNNNNNNNNNNNNNNNNNNNNNNNNNNNNNNNNNNNNNNNNNNNNNNNNNNNNNNNNNNNNNNNNNNNNNNNNNNNNNNNNNNNNNNNNNNNNNNNNNNNNNNNNNNNNNNNNNNNNNNNNNNNNNNNNNNNNNNNNNNNNNNNNNNNNNNNNNNNNNNNNNNNNNNNNNNNNNNNNNNNNNNNNNNNNNNNNNNNNNNNNNNNNNNNNNNNNNNNNNNNNNNNNNNNNNNNNNNNNNNNNNNNNNNNNNNNNNNNNNNNNNNNNNNNNNNNNNNNNNNNNN contains:
- the LOC119281883 gene encoding pentatricopeptide repeat-containing protein At2g03880, mitochondrial-like gives rise to the protein MVVPPGVAYNAAISRCSRAGLHQRAIALLHEMCARGHHADEYTLPPALNSAALLRLPADALHCLLLRAGLAAHLHVANALVDAYAKLSRHGAARAVFDEMPRRDVVTWTSLLTGLARSRSHDSALRVYRDMVSTGVCPDEFAVAAALSSCAGATALELGRSVHAAAVRLALDPFLSVGNSLVSMYAKTGSLGEAKKVFDAMRVRCDTITWTALIVGYAQNGRGKESLEIYGEMVRSGCRPDYITFIGLLFACSHVGLVDAGRAHFRSMQADHGIAPGPDHYACMVDLLGRAGRLDEAMDLLNRSTTRLDATVWKALLAACRTHRNAELAEHAAGMIWRLDPTDAVPYVMLSNLYSRAGRWGDVARVRTSMKARGITKEPGCSWVAANGVTHLFYVEDRGHPRAAEIYRKVEEMTERIRGEGYVADTAWALQDEGPEGREKGLAHHSERLAVAFGLLAVPAGAPIRVFKNLRVCGDCHAAIKMVAQAYGREIVLRDANCFHHMKDGACSCGDYW
- the LOC119277950 gene encoding DNA replication complex GINS protein SLD5-like: MSSWEDEDSAAASAAATTDVELLKRAWRNEKAAPEILHFDSALVSRAREQIQLLEETLDDFTDNGVDDLVVSLYQMDLDRTLFLLRSYLRLRLQKIEKYMAHISNSDDLLSRLSQQEQRFAKSCKEIMEKHLEQSVLSKLPYGYDSVTRQSLSSTEDDMVPEPQLDTFVFCKTKSDVGAFQLDDVGEEVVDLVADDLYVLRYKSIKGLVEAGRIDLI